From a single Candoia aspera isolate rCanAsp1 chromosome 2, rCanAsp1.hap2, whole genome shotgun sequence genomic region:
- the RAD23B gene encoding UV excision repair protein RAD23 homolog B isoform X1, which yields MQITLKTLQQQTFKIDIDSGETVKALKEKIESEKGKDAFPVAGQKLIYAGKILNDDTALNEYKIDEKNFVVVMVTKPKAAAAPSPTTTQQSNDTTTTVTSTTPAAVPKLVPSPAPAPVSVPVPAASTPAAVACESAPVSATVEEKSEKPVETPPATSPTSTDSTTGDASRSNLFEDATSALVTGQSYENMVTEIMSMGYEREQVIAALRASFNNPDRAVEYLLMGIPGDRDSQGMADPPQAASTGASPSSAVAAAAAAAAATTTTTTTTTSSTGGHPLEFLRNQPQFQQMRQIIQQNPSLLPALLQQIGRENPQLLQQISQHQEHFIQMLNEPVQESGQGGGGSGSGGGVAEAGSRHMNYIQVTPQEKEAIERLKALGFPEGLVIQAYFACEKNENLAANFLLQQNFDED from the exons ATGCAGATCACTCTGAAGACCCTGCAGCAGCAAACCTTCAAGATAGACATCGACTCCGGCGAGACG GTGAAAGCATTGAAAGAGAAGATTGAATCGGAAAAGGGAAAAGATGCTTTTCCAGTAGCTGGCCAAAAATTAATATATGCAG GTAAAATACTTAATGATGATACTGCTCTTAACGAATACAAAATTGATGAAAAGAATTTTGTGGTGGTTATGGTAACAAAA CCCAAGGCAGCAGCTGCTCCATCTCCAACTACAACACAGCAGTCAAATGATACCACCACTACTGTTACTTCTACAACCCCTGCTGCTGTGCCCAAACTAGTACCTTCTCCTGCTCCTGCACCAGTTTCAGTACCTGTACCTGCTGCTTCGACACCAGCTGCAGTAGCATGTGAATCTGCACCTGTAAGTGCTACTgtagaagaaaaatcagaaaaaccaGTAGAAACACCACCAGCCACCAGCCCGACATCTACAGACAG TACAACAGGAGACGCTTCTCGATCAAATCTTTTTGAGGATGCTACAAGTGCACTTG TGACAGGTCAGTCATATGAAAATATGGTGACTGAGATTATGTCAATGGGGTATGAAAGAGAGCAAGTAATCGCTGCACTGAGAGCCAGCTTCAATAATCCTGACAGAGCAGTGGAGTATCTTTTAATG GGTATCCCTGGAGATAGGGACAGTCAAGGTATGGCTGACCCCCCTCAAGCAGCCAGCACTGGGGCTTCCCCATCTTCAGcagtagctgctgctgctgctgctgctgcagcaacTACCACTACCACTACCACTACCACTAGCTCTACAGGAG GACATCCTCTTGAATTTTTACGAAACCAGCCTCAGTTCCAGCAGATGAGACAAATTATTCAGCAGAATCCATCACTTTTGCCTGCATTATTACAACAAATAGGACGGGAAAATCCTCAATTATTGCAG CAAATAAGCCAACATCAAGAGCATTTCATTCAGATGTTAAATGAACCTGTTCAGGAGTCAGGACAAGGAGGTGGTGGTAGTGGAAGTGGAGGTGGAGTAGCTGAAGCTGGAAGCCGTCACATGAACTATATTCAAGTAACGCCTCAGGAAAAAGAAGCTATAGAAAGG TTAAaggccctaggatttcctgaagGACTTGTGATACAAGCATATTTTGCATGCGAGAAGAATGAAAATTTGGCAGCCAACTTCCTTCTACAGCAGAACTTTGATGAAGATTGA
- the RAD23B gene encoding UV excision repair protein RAD23 homolog B isoform X2: protein MVTKPKAAAAPSPTTTQQSNDTTTTVTSTTPAAVPKLVPSPAPAPVSVPVPAASTPAAVACESAPVSATVEEKSEKPVETPPATSPTSTDSTTGDASRSNLFEDATSALVTGQSYENMVTEIMSMGYEREQVIAALRASFNNPDRAVEYLLMGIPGDRDSQGMADPPQAASTGASPSSAVAAAAAAAAATTTTTTTTTSSTGGHPLEFLRNQPQFQQMRQIIQQNPSLLPALLQQIGRENPQLLQQISQHQEHFIQMLNEPVQESGQGGGGSGSGGGVAEAGSRHMNYIQVTPQEKEAIERLKALGFPEGLVIQAYFACEKNENLAANFLLQQNFDED from the exons ATGGTAACAAAA CCCAAGGCAGCAGCTGCTCCATCTCCAACTACAACACAGCAGTCAAATGATACCACCACTACTGTTACTTCTACAACCCCTGCTGCTGTGCCCAAACTAGTACCTTCTCCTGCTCCTGCACCAGTTTCAGTACCTGTACCTGCTGCTTCGACACCAGCTGCAGTAGCATGTGAATCTGCACCTGTAAGTGCTACTgtagaagaaaaatcagaaaaaccaGTAGAAACACCACCAGCCACCAGCCCGACATCTACAGACAG TACAACAGGAGACGCTTCTCGATCAAATCTTTTTGAGGATGCTACAAGTGCACTTG TGACAGGTCAGTCATATGAAAATATGGTGACTGAGATTATGTCAATGGGGTATGAAAGAGAGCAAGTAATCGCTGCACTGAGAGCCAGCTTCAATAATCCTGACAGAGCAGTGGAGTATCTTTTAATG GGTATCCCTGGAGATAGGGACAGTCAAGGTATGGCTGACCCCCCTCAAGCAGCCAGCACTGGGGCTTCCCCATCTTCAGcagtagctgctgctgctgctgctgctgcagcaacTACCACTACCACTACCACTACCACTAGCTCTACAGGAG GACATCCTCTTGAATTTTTACGAAACCAGCCTCAGTTCCAGCAGATGAGACAAATTATTCAGCAGAATCCATCACTTTTGCCTGCATTATTACAACAAATAGGACGGGAAAATCCTCAATTATTGCAG CAAATAAGCCAACATCAAGAGCATTTCATTCAGATGTTAAATGAACCTGTTCAGGAGTCAGGACAAGGAGGTGGTGGTAGTGGAAGTGGAGGTGGAGTAGCTGAAGCTGGAAGCCGTCACATGAACTATATTCAAGTAACGCCTCAGGAAAAAGAAGCTATAGAAAGG TTAAaggccctaggatttcctgaagGACTTGTGATACAAGCATATTTTGCATGCGAGAAGAATGAAAATTTGGCAGCCAACTTCCTTCTACAGCAGAACTTTGATGAAGATTGA